GAACTGTTCCTGAAGGACGACGCCAAGGGCGACCCGTTCATCAACGAATCCCACGTCGTGGCATTCGGCTGGGGCACCGCTGAGCAACTGGCACGCATGAAGGAGTTGTCCCTCAAGGTCAACGACGTGCTGAGCAAGCTGTTCGACGACGCCGGCCTGCTGCTGGTCGACTTCAAACTGGAATTCGGCGTGTTCCACGACGGCTCCATCGTCCTGGGCGACGAATTCAGCCCGGACGGCTGCCGCCTGTGGGACAAAGACACCAAGAAGAAGATGGACAAAGACCGCTTCCGCCAGGGCCTCGGTGACGTCATCGAAGCCTACGAAGAAGTCGCCAATCGTCTCGGCGTACCGCTTTAATCGACGCAAGCATCTGATAGCACGGAAAAAAATCGCTTTTGGGGTTTGCTTCCGCGAAACACACTGTTATGATGCGCGCCGTTGGAGAGATGCCAGAGTGGCCGAATGGGACGGATTCGAAATCCGTTGTACCTTCACCGGTACCTAGGGTTCGAATCCCTATCTCTCCGCCATTACATAGAAAAAGCCCCGTAGCTGAATAAGCTACGGGGCTTTTTTGTTCTCGGGCTTTCAACTCTTCTACTCGCTCAAACGTTCGCCCGCTATACGATAAGCCTGCTCGCGTTCCCGCTTACCGATGGCCACCACCACCACAGTGATTTCCTGATCGATCACTTGATAAACCAGCCTGTAACCGCTGCTACGCAGCTTGATTTTGTAGCAGTCGGGCAGGTCATGCAGGCGATTAGCTTCAATACGTGGGTTTTTCAGAATTTCCACTAGCTTCTTCTTGAGCTGCTGACGAAGGGTGTCGCCTAGCTTTTGCCACTCCTTCAATGCTCGCGCATCGAAATCAAGGCTATAGGTCATCTATAGAAACCTTTACCCGTTGAGGAGATGCCAATCGTTCCCGAACGATGGCCATCAACGCTTCATCTTCCTCGGTCATCAGAACAGGCTTGAACGGCAGTTGGCCGCGATCCGCTACGTATTGCAGGGCCTGGCGCATCAGTTCTGAAGGCGTAACGCCGAGCTTTTCCAATTCGAGATAGGCGCGCGCTTTCAGGTCGTCATCGATACGGATACTTATAGACGCCATGGGATAG
The sequence above is a segment of the Pseudomonas sp. R76 genome. Coding sequences within it:
- the purC gene encoding phosphoribosylaminoimidazolesuccinocarboxamide synthase, encoding MEKREELYRGKAKSVYKTDDANRLILLFRNDTSAFDGKRIEQLDRKGMVNNKFNAFIMQKLEAAGIPTQFDKLLGDNECLVKKLDMIPVECVVRNYAAGSLVKRLGVEEGLKLNPYTFELFLKDDAKGDPFINESHVVAFGWGTAEQLARMKELSLKVNDVLSKLFDDAGLLLVDFKLEFGVFHDGSIVLGDEFSPDGCRLWDKDTKKKMDKDRFRQGLGDVIEAYEEVANRLGVPL
- a CDS encoding type II toxin-antitoxin system RelE family toxin, whose translation is MTYSLDFDARALKEWQKLGDTLRQQLKKKLVEILKNPRIEANRLHDLPDCYKIKLRSSGYRLVYQVIDQEITVVVVAIGKREREQAYRIAGERLSE
- a CDS encoding type II toxin-antitoxin system RelB/DinJ family antitoxin, whose amino-acid sequence is MASISIRIDDDLKARAYLELEKLGVTPSELMRQALQYVADRGQLPFKPVLMTEEDEALMAIVRERLASPQRVKVSIDDL